A single genomic interval of Pelagerythrobacter marensis harbors:
- a CDS encoding RNA pseudouridine synthase, producing MTIDILFEDGEALVIDKPGGLPIERPRKGGASLEDHLDRLKLGFQRAPVAVHRLDTDTSGCLLLARNPKALKRFARAFEERLVTKRYLGILDGEPADDAGTVELALSKISSAEKGWRMIPARKGKPSLTHWRAIARNGGRTLVEFTPETGRTHQIRVHAASGIGIPLLGDPVYGTGKGAARTMLHAASLIVQRAAKPAIEAAAPLPPDFAALGFADG from the coding sequence ATGACAATCGACATTCTCTTCGAAGACGGCGAGGCGCTGGTGATCGACAAGCCCGGCGGGCTGCCGATCGAACGCCCGCGCAAGGGCGGCGCATCGCTGGAAGACCACCTCGACAGGCTGAAGCTCGGCTTCCAGCGCGCGCCGGTTGCGGTGCACCGGCTCGATACCGACACTTCGGGCTGCCTGCTGCTGGCGCGCAATCCGAAGGCGCTGAAACGATTCGCGCGGGCTTTCGAAGAACGCCTGGTGACCAAGCGGTATCTCGGCATTCTCGACGGCGAGCCGGCCGACGACGCGGGAACGGTCGAACTCGCGCTGAGCAAGATCAGCAGCGCGGAAAAAGGCTGGCGGATGATCCCGGCGCGCAAGGGCAAACCTTCGCTGACCCACTGGCGCGCGATCGCCCGCAATGGCGGACGCACTCTGGTGGAGTTCACTCCCGAAACCGGCCGCACGCACCAGATCCGCGTTCATGCCGCCAGCGGTATCGGCATTCCGCTGCTGGGCGATCCGGTCTACGGCACCGGCAAGGGCGCGGCGCGCACGATGCTTCATGCCGCGAGTCTGATCGTCCAGCGCGCGGCGAAACCGGCGATAGAGGCCGCGGCTCCCCTCCCGCCCGATTTCGCAGCACTGGGTTTTGCCGATGGGTAG